The DNA window tgtctccaaaatgtTTTGATGGAGCTTTTGATTGTCTCTAATGTTCTAGTGTTGACATCAgaggtttgttttgttttgttaaaaaaaaaaatcggtaaTGATGAGTTCAGCTCACCCGCCTGGTACAGAGTTAGTAGTCTGCTCCTGTGCTTTTATAAGCTAACATGCTACCATCTGACGGGCAATGGTTTCACTTAttctaaatttattatttttagttttgatcTTTGTAAGTTTTTGTTCCCTGTTTTTTATCTGATTCTCTTATTGTTTGGTTTATCTGCAGCAAGTTTTTGTTCCCTGTTTTTTTATCTGATTCTTATTGTTTTGTTTATCTGCAGCAAGTCTTACTGTCCTTTTTGCGTCCGTGTGAAGAAGTTGTTCGAGCAGCTTGGAGCAACTTTCAAGGCCATTGAGTTGGATGGGGAGAGTGAGTACACTTGCCTTTGGTTCCACTTTCTCTGTTCAGTTATGGAATCCTTAAGAGGACAGGGTAAAGGATTACTAGTACAATACAACTACGAGTAGCTGGATCGAATTGCACAGGAGAAAACAAACTGATTTGCTTGTCCTGGCAGTGCTGATTTTGTTGAAACATGAAAAAGGTGGGCATTTGGGGTTTTTATTTGGAAATACTACtgtggcagaaaaaaaaattatgtaagcTCACAATGTGCAGAACCTAGGATACTTAAAGGGTCTGTTCGATGGAGAGTTTTGGCTTTAGCTTATTTGCGGCAAGCGAAACGagattaagtattaactattgtaaacataaaaatgaatttatttgttttctttagaaacttctatatagaaagttttgcTTTTAcatgaaacacaccgtttaatagtttaggaaGTGTGTTCATGGAAAACGACGGAGTAAGCTTCGCTAACCAGCTGAATCAAACGCAGATTGCTTGATTAGATGCCAGAGGAACACTGAATGTGGCAATTATCTAAGAATTACAGTACTAATAATTATGGAATTTCAATGTTGACCATTATAGTCTCAGTTAATGTTGTTTTTATTTAGCTGCCAAGCCCCTATTTACCTCGGACTTGGATCTTTTGCATTGAAGAAAATGCTTAGGATCCTTTGCATTATAGTCTCACTTGCATTAGGCATGGTTTTTGCCATTGGATCTTCATCAAACAGCTGAAAACGAATGCTACAGTgggaataatatttttttttgttcaccgGTGAAAATCACACTGTGCAAACATTTTTTGCTACAGTACTACTGTGTTCTACTGTGTCGCTAGACTCCGTTTACTGTTCTAACCACGTCCATTTACCTCCTAGCCGGTGTACTGTACGTGTACCATACATAGTGATGGCTGAGTCATCATTGGACTCAGAAAGAACTACTATTGAATTGCGAAAGAAGATTGCGAAAGAAAGTACTCATAAACCAATCTGTTCTATGAAGGTGATGGATCTGAGCTGCAGTCGGCACTTGCTGAATGGACTGGACAAAGGACTGTTCCAAATGTCTTCATCAATGGGAAGCATATTGGTGGCTGTGATGGTGAACCCTTTTGCCTTTCATTCTTTGTCTCCAGTACTCTGTGCTTTTGTTAGTTTCTATATTGATTGCTGTCCATGAAGTCCATTATCTCTGCTTGCTCGCTCGCAATTTTATTAGTACTCTTCAGTGTTCAGTTAACGAATTACTGTTTGTTGTAAATGTCACTTGGGGCAGATACTTTGGCATTGAACAATGAAGGGAAGCTGGTGCCTCTGCTGACCGAGGCTGGAGCAATTGCCAGTTCTGCAAAGACGACAATCACCGCATAGTTCTTCGTGGGACACTGGGACTAGCCTTCGTTGACCTCTTTATACTGCATCCATTCTATTAGATAATAAAGGTGGATGTTTGTTTGGCAAGACCATTACTTGTTGCCGTCTAGTATCGTGTGATAGCTATCCTGTGCCCGTGTGAAACTCCTTGGACATCAATAATATCGTCTTTGTGATAGCAGTTCGCTGATATTAACTGTCGATTATAGTCTTTCTGCCGTGAGCATACATGGCTACGAAACACATGTTGGAGAGAAGCTATAAACGTCGAAACTGCATAGCTCCACACAATGCCCTGCAGGACAATCAGGGAGGCAAACAAATTTCAGAGGCAGAAAAGCCAAAAACGCAACAACAACTACCAATAAATTTAAGAGGCAAAAAGCCAAAAAACACAACCACAAGTCCTCAACTACTTGATTACAACTGTGAACTGGGGTAGCTTTACAATTGTGATGTGAGCTAATAGCAGCTTTACAATTGTGAATGAATGCGACAGGCAGAGGCACAGATCGACGATATAGTTAATTCGAAGTGATgtgtattttgatatttttcctccaaaaataataaagtgGTTACAGATATCTGATATCCCCGGccatccaaaattccaaacaaaCGACGATTTATCGCCGGTTACCGACCAGCCTAGGATACACCTTGTACACCACCAGCTCTTCGTCTTCGCCGCGCGCCATGGGCGCGGGCAGCTCGCCGTACGGGAAGTCCGGGCCGAACCTGTACTCGTCCATCCACCACTCCGTCCTCCGCGAcgcccgcctcgcctcctcgtcgtcctccctGTACCAGAACACGAGGCGGCAGCCCATGTCCCCGCGCCTCCCGTCCACGACGCGGCACTCGCGCACCGGCACGTACGCCCCTGGCCCGGCCTtccgcgggcgcggcggcgcgccgtccCCGTGCCCTTGCGCGTGCCCGCGCGGGCGCACGGCGGCGAAGAACCACTCGCACCGGTCGTTGGCAGCAGGGAGCGCGGCCGTGATCACCGCCGGGTGCGCGTCGAAGACGTCGTCGGCGCGGTGCACGCGGCACGCGAGCGGGTTCCCGAGGCGGAGGCTGGCGAGGTAGAGCTGGACGAGCACCTGCGGCTTGGCGTCCTCGTCGGCGCGGTGGCGCGTCGCGAGCACCGCCCGGTCGGCCCCGAGCCGCTCGTGGagcgccccgccgcgcgccgggtAGACCTTGCAGACGACCAGCTCGAAGCCCTCGGagcctccggcgccggcgtcgcggccgcGATCGCCGTACTCCACCATGCGCCACTCGGTCTCCctgaagccgccgccggcgtcctcgtACTCGTAGTACCGGAAGCTGTGGCAGAACGCGTTGCCGCGGTGCTTCGCCTCCTGCGAGAGGCGGTAGTCCCCGGGCCCGGCCCTGCGCCGGCCACCGGGGCACCGACGGCGGCACACGAAGAAGAACCACTCGAACCGCTCGTTCGCCGCCGGGTACACCGACGCGAGCAGCGCCGGGTGCGCGCCGTACACATCCGCGTCGTGCACCTGCCTCGGCAGCGCGTCGCACCGCAGCGCCCGGCGCAACGGCAGGTACCGGTTGACGATATCCTCCGCCGTGGGGTCGAACGgctggccgcctccgccgccgctgccgccggacgCCACGGCCCTCGCCatgggcgaaggcggcggcggcggcggcctcgtcgcccTTGACCTGCCGGCGAGGAAGACCCACCCGTCCTCGGTCTCCTCCTCGCGGAGgctctccgcggcggcggcggtctccggcgccgccgcctgactCGCCCTGGGACGCATGGGCCGCATAGGGTTTAAGCTAGGTCGTCGCCACGGCCGCGCATGCGCGAACTCGACTCAACTACTACTCCGCCATATATACTATCGGCACGCACCGAAACACAACCCACAaacccgcccgcgcccgcgtaGGCACGCACACGCAATATATATACTGATCGGTCGCCTCGCGGCGCGCGGGGGATTCGGGGGTTGAGGTATCCGTACCTGACGCGCTCTCTCCAACAACCCCCCACGCCGAATCGTTAAACAACACGCGGCCTCGTACGGACGGAGGCGTCGCATCTCCGTCTCGGCTCGTGGGGTGCGTGCGGCcgacgcggacgcggacgcggagcggcgggagcgcgACGGGGGCACGTAAAAGTCCCCTGGATTTTTGGGCCGGCCACTACACTACTGGAAAAGGTGGACATAGATCCTGCTTCCAGTGCAGCAACACTGTAGCAGTGGCTGACATATATAGACCTGGGGTCCACACGTCACTTGTCTAATGCTGGTGTAGTGGTTGTGGTTAATAGTAGTGCAAACAATTCCGTCATGAAAAAGTCCACTTTTCGAAGACACGACTATGAGTTAAGTCAAGTTggattcgtaaaaaaaaaagtcaagttTTACTTGCGTCTCTCAACCATAAAAACAGATATAAACCATTCTCAAGttctcaactatcaaaaccccAATATAAATCGAGCCCTTCAGCAACAATTTGGATGATAGTTTTATTAACTTAGTATTTATCCTCtatgtcgacgggggatacccgtagaccggatagtATGGATATTGaggtacgttggtacgaggatatATACAATtcaacatcaagcaaacaaatagACAGGATTATATCGGTTCAAGCCCCTCAtgaggtaatagccctaattcaatttatatgagattgatatggaaaTACACAGAGTACAATAGAGAACAACTGATTTCGAGATTACCGGCGAGATCCTTATCGAGAGAGTCTTGACGAGATCTACCAGCGAGTAGGTTCCAAGTCCTCTGTGCTTATGTGGTGGCGGGTTGGTTGGTGCTATGATTCGATGCCTTGGACCCCTCAGGGGATATGTATCTATACCGTAAATCCCCTAGTCTTCAAGTATAACTCGGGGACCCCGGACTCTGCACGATATAGTATAATCTTAATCCTTTTTGAGTAGAGCTCTGTTATGTGCCTATCCATGAGGATTATTTTCATAATCTCTTGTTGATTTCCTTATC is part of the Oryza glaberrima chromosome 4, OglaRS2, whole genome shotgun sequence genome and encodes:
- the LOC127772187 gene encoding glutaredoxin-C6, whose protein sequence is MGIASSSSSSTPESRKMALAKAKETVASAPVVVYSKSYCPFCVRVKKLFEQLGATFKAIELDGESDGSELQSALAEWTGQRTVPNVFINGKHIGGCDDTLALNNEGKLVPLLTEAGAIASSAKTTITA
- the LOC127772186 gene encoding uncharacterized protein LOC127772186 translates to MRPMRPRASQAAAPETAAAAESLREEETEDGWVFLAGRSRATRPPPPPPSPMARAVASGGSGGGGGQPFDPTAEDIVNRYLPLRRALRCDALPRQVHDADVYGAHPALLASVYPAANERFEWFFFVCRRRCPGGRRRAGPGDYRLSQEAKHRGNAFCHSFRYYEYEDAGGGFRETEWRMVEYGDRGRDAGAGGSEGFELVVCKVYPARGGALHERLGADRAVLATRHRADEDAKPQVLVQLYLASLRLGNPLACRVHRADDVFDAHPAVITAALPAANDRCEWFFAAVRPRGHAQGHGDGAPPRPRKAGPGAYVPVRECRVVDGRRGDMGCRLVFWYREDDEEARRASRRTEWWMDEYRFGPDFPYGELPAPMARGEDEELVVYKVYPRLVGNRR